The Candidatus Nitrosotalea sinensis genome contains a region encoding:
- the pckA gene encoding phosphoenolpyruvate carboxykinase (ATP), whose translation MIEDLEPTITRHVVSQLEQMGIKPAKIQRNLQVDALIDLIEEKNEGILTANGAIAVKTGKYTGRSPDDRFIVDDSQTHDTVDWGKINHPFPDDKFDKLYQKMKQYIQGKEIFIFDGFVGADTKHRLPIRIITDHPWQSLFVRQLFIRPTPSELESHNPEYTVIALNDFKATPETDGTRTDAFIILNYSKKVVLIGSTSYAGEIKKCMFSVMNYILPSRGVFPMHCSANIGKGGDTALFFGLSGTGKTTLSADSNRRLIGDDEHGWSDTGVFNFEGGCYAKCINLNKEAEPQIWDAIRSGAVLENVVIDKSTMMPDFNDGSLTENTRAAYPLDYIPGAVIPSLGGNPKVIIFLTADAFGVLPPIARLTKEGAMYHFMSGYTSKLAGTERGITEPKATFSECFGAPFMSRHASVYAKLLGEKITKHNTIVYLINTGWSGGPYGIGKRMNIHYTRSMVTAALSGELDKVQYRHDDVFNLDIPVTCPNVPSDVLNPRNTWSDKDAYDSSAKKLAQMFVDNFKKFGNVAQEIANAGPYT comes from the coding sequence ATGATAGAGGATTTGGAGCCTACGATCACTCGTCACGTTGTATCGCAATTGGAGCAAATGGGCATTAAACCCGCAAAGATCCAGAGAAATTTGCAGGTGGATGCACTCATTGATTTAATTGAAGAAAAAAATGAAGGAATTCTGACTGCAAATGGGGCAATAGCAGTAAAGACTGGAAAATATACTGGAAGATCACCTGATGACCGTTTCATAGTGGATGACTCTCAAACTCATGATACTGTTGACTGGGGAAAAATCAATCACCCATTCCCAGATGATAAATTTGATAAATTATACCAAAAAATGAAGCAATACATTCAAGGAAAGGAGATCTTTATCTTTGATGGATTTGTAGGTGCTGATACAAAACACAGACTACCAATTCGAATCATAACTGATCATCCTTGGCAAAGCCTGTTTGTAAGGCAATTATTCATACGACCAACTCCATCGGAATTGGAATCCCACAATCCTGAATATACTGTTATTGCATTAAATGATTTCAAGGCAACTCCTGAAACAGATGGCACAAGGACTGATGCCTTTATCATTCTAAATTACTCAAAGAAAGTCGTACTGATTGGTTCTACATCCTATGCTGGAGAGATAAAAAAATGCATGTTCTCTGTCATGAACTACATCTTGCCATCACGTGGTGTTTTTCCTATGCACTGTTCTGCTAATATTGGAAAAGGAGGAGACACAGCTTTGTTCTTTGGGCTTTCCGGTACAGGAAAGACTACGTTGTCTGCTGATTCTAATCGTAGGTTGATTGGTGATGATGAACATGGATGGTCTGATACTGGCGTCTTTAATTTTGAAGGTGGATGCTATGCAAAATGCATCAATCTAAACAAGGAAGCCGAACCTCAAATTTGGGACGCAATAAGATCAGGTGCTGTGCTTGAGAATGTAGTGATTGACAAATCTACAATGATGCCTGACTTTAATGATGGCAGCCTCACAGAAAATACCAGAGCCGCTTATCCTCTTGATTACATTCCTGGTGCTGTGATACCTAGCTTGGGAGGAAATCCCAAGGTGATAATATTTTTGACTGCTGATGCATTTGGCGTGTTACCTCCGATAGCTCGTCTGACAAAGGAAGGTGCAATGTATCACTTTATGTCTGGATATACTAGCAAGCTTGCAGGAACTGAGAGAGGAATCACTGAACCAAAAGCTACTTTCTCAGAATGTTTTGGTGCTCCTTTCATGTCACGACATGCATCAGTTTATGCAAAACTCTTGGGAGAAAAAATAACCAAGCACAATACTATAGTATATTTGATAAACACTGGCTGGTCAGGCGGACCATATGGAATTGGAAAGAGAATGAATATTCATTATACTAGAAGCATGGTTACAGCAGCATTGTCAGGCGAGCTGGACAAGGTTCAGTATAGGCATGATGATGTGTTTAATCTTGATATTCCTGTAACATGTCCAAATGTTCCATCTGATGTACTAAATCCGAGAAACACTTGGTCTGACAAGGATGCATATGACTCGTCTGCCAAAAAGTTGGCTCAGATGTTTGTTGATAACTTTAAGAAATTTGGCAACGTGGCACAAGAGATAGCAAATGCTGGACCGTACACCTGA
- a CDS encoding 50S ribosomal protein L32e: MPINKEALELRKKVSEHRPEFVRQESWRYSKLAKSWRKPKGMDNHQRKQKKGWPALVRVGYGGPKIARGLHPSGFTDNLVYNLRDLEKLDPKKDGIRFGHGVGTKKRTEIITKAIEKNFKVFNARVSASGSKS, from the coding sequence ATGCCGATCAATAAAGAAGCTCTTGAACTTAGAAAGAAGGTGTCTGAGCACAGACCAGAATTTGTAAGACAAGAGAGTTGGAGATATTCAAAATTAGCAAAGTCTTGGAGAAAACCAAAAGGTATGGACAACCACCAGAGAAAACAAAAGAAAGGATGGCCAGCTCTTGTTCGAGTTGGATATGGTGGACCAAAGATCGCAAGAGGATTACATCCATCAGGATTTACAGATAATCTAGTTTACAATTTGAGGGACTTGGAGAAACTTGATCCAAAAAAAGACGGAATCAGATTTGGTCATGGAGTAGGAACAAAGAAGAGAACCGAAATAATCACCAAGGCAATAGAGAAGAACTTTAAAGTATTCAACGCGAGAGTGTCAGCAAGTGGTAGTAAATCTTAA
- a CDS encoding 50S ribosomal protein L19e, whose product MVVNLKSKRQLVSRILGVGVGRVRFDPEYLDDITDAITRDNIRSLITAGTIQVKPVVGTSKGRSHFKKSQRRKRGTKQGSKKGRKGSRVGKKEVYVKRIRAMRHQLKVSKSRKEIANENYWKLYKQVSGNQVRNLAHLRSLIEEVRIKK is encoded by the coding sequence GTGGTAGTAAATCTTAAGTCAAAAAGACAGCTGGTCTCCAGAATTCTTGGAGTCGGAGTAGGTAGAGTAAGATTTGATCCAGAGTATCTAGATGATATCACTGATGCAATCACCCGTGACAACATTAGAAGTTTGATTACTGCAGGAACAATACAAGTAAAACCAGTTGTTGGAACTTCAAAAGGAAGATCACACTTTAAAAAATCACAGAGACGCAAGCGTGGAACTAAACAAGGTTCCAAGAAGGGACGAAAAGGATCCAGAGTAGGAAAGAAGGAAGTATACGTAAAGAGAATAAGAGCAATGAGACACCAGCTAAAGGTTTCAAAATCAAGAAAAGAAATAGCAAATGAAAACTATTGGAAACTATACAAGCAAGTAAGCGGAAATCAAGTTAGAAACTTGGCCCACCTTAGAAGCCTCATAGAAGAAGTTAGAATCAAAAAGTAA
- a CDS encoding methylated-DNA--[protein]-cysteine S-methyltransferase, translating to MKLEHKVYEKLLQVPKGKVTTYGELAKAVGLKNGQRAIGRMMNKNPFPVIVPCHRVIMSDGKVGGYAWGEKVKTNMLSREGIEIKKGRIQNADVIFRF from the coding sequence TTGAAACTAGAACATAAAGTGTATGAAAAACTCTTACAGGTTCCAAAAGGTAAAGTGACAACATATGGGGAACTTGCCAAGGCAGTTGGTTTGAAAAATGGTCAACGAGCCATTGGGAGAATGATGAACAAGAATCCTTTTCCTGTTATTGTACCATGTCATCGCGTGATAATGTCTGATGGAAAGGTAGGAGGATATGCGTGGGGGGAGAAAGTAAAAACAAACATGTTGTCAAGAGAAGGAATTGAAATCAAGAAAGGTAGAATTCAGAATGCTGATGTAATCTTTAGATTTTGA
- a CDS encoding D-aminoacyl-tRNA deacylase, whose product MELLIAYESDPAGYNMAYFISKQMKKDGEIYRGKYFDLVVIPTPAISADWIEDKYHYDGYVFLSKHAAESGTLALTCHSTGNFGDAMFGGFPRQVAIPHPHIQKSYMKKLWERKNLFSKFDIIIEATHHGPTALGKPSLFIEIGTTEKEWNDKQLCEDVSEVVVNTMSEKPQKNDVAICFGGTHYPSKFNKELIEGKLALGTIIPKHGLDNVDSELFDHILKRNSEAKLALVDWNGLGSNKQKIVDMINSSRLEMIKI is encoded by the coding sequence GTGGAATTACTAATCGCATACGAATCTGATCCTGCTGGATATAACATGGCATATTTTATTTCAAAACAAATGAAAAAAGATGGTGAAATCTACCGTGGAAAATATTTTGATCTTGTGGTGATACCAACCCCTGCAATATCTGCGGATTGGATTGAAGACAAGTATCATTATGATGGCTATGTATTCTTGTCAAAACATGCTGCTGAGAGTGGCACTCTTGCATTGACATGTCATAGTACGGGAAACTTTGGAGATGCCATGTTTGGTGGATTTCCAAGACAAGTAGCAATACCTCATCCTCACATACAAAAGTCATATATGAAGAAATTATGGGAGAGAAAAAACCTCTTTTCAAAGTTTGATATCATAATTGAGGCAACTCATCATGGACCAACAGCACTTGGCAAACCAAGTTTGTTCATTGAGATAGGCACCACTGAAAAGGAATGGAATGACAAACAGTTGTGCGAAGATGTATCTGAGGTAGTAGTAAATACAATGTCTGAAAAACCACAAAAAAATGATGTTGCAATATGCTTTGGAGGTACTCACTATCCTAGTAAATTCAATAAAGAACTAATAGAAGGTAAATTGGCTCTGGGAACCATAATTCCAAAACATGGTCTTGATAATGTAGATTCGGAATTGTTTGATCACATCTTAAAACGTAACAGTGAAGCAAAACTTGCTCTAGTTGACTGGAACGGACTAGGTAGCAATAAACAAAAAATAGTAGATATGATAAATTCTTCTAGGCTTGAGATGATAAAAATTTGA
- a CDS encoding SecE/sec61-gamma family protein translocase subunit: MVKVNPKQMLKDMVNTMKLAKKSDKEDYAEHLRLVVLGMATLGAIGFIIQFTFAVINLGHR, encoded by the coding sequence ATGGTAAAGGTAAACCCAAAGCAGATGCTCAAGGACATGGTCAACACTATGAAACTTGCCAAGAAATCAGACAAGGAAGACTATGCAGAGCATCTACGATTGGTTGTACTTGGTATGGCTACACTTGGTGCCATCGGATTCATAATTCAATTCACCTTTGCTGTTATTAATTTAGGACATAGATAA
- a CDS encoding transcription elongation factor Spt5, with product MAQETKSHFFAVRTTGGQEKVVMGLLENRIKLKKLNIQSVLLLDSLKGYVVVEAIDANAAFDALQGIRHIRGQLRGELAFKDIEGYLVKKSTVSELVVDQVVEIIGGPFKGMKATVTRVDHDKEEATVILLDAPYQLPVTVDANYLKPSTQ from the coding sequence ATGGCTCAAGAAACAAAATCACACTTTTTTGCAGTTAGGACCACTGGAGGTCAAGAGAAAGTAGTCATGGGCCTACTGGAAAACAGAATCAAACTAAAGAAACTCAACATACAGTCAGTATTGCTACTTGACAGTCTCAAAGGGTATGTAGTTGTAGAAGCAATAGATGCCAATGCTGCATTTGATGCATTACAAGGAATTAGACATATCAGAGGACAGCTACGCGGGGAATTAGCATTCAAGGATATTGAAGGATATTTGGTAAAGAAATCTACTGTTTCAGAACTTGTAGTTGACCAAGTAGTTGAGATCATCGGTGGTCCATTCAAGGGCATGAAAGCTACTGTTACAAGAGTGGATCATGACAAAGAAGAAGCTACTGTCATCTTACTTGACGCTCCATACCAATTACCAGTAACTGTTGATGCAAACTACCTTAAACCATCAACTCAGTAG
- a CDS encoding 50S ribosomal protein L11, which yields MADMQTVSALVTGGQASAGPPLGPTLGPLGVNILQIVTAINDKTKDFEGMKVPVTVNVDKATKKWTVEVGIPSAAALILKEAGIQKGSGTSGATWVGDITTDSVVKVAKLKIDSSYALSIKTASKEIIGTCLALGIKINGKNPKEATAELEAGNWDDKFK from the coding sequence ATGGCAGATATGCAAACTGTTTCTGCACTTGTAACAGGAGGTCAAGCTAGTGCTGGCCCACCATTGGGACCTACATTGGGACCTTTAGGTGTGAACATATTACAAATAGTCACTGCCATAAATGACAAGACAAAAGATTTTGAAGGAATGAAAGTTCCTGTCACAGTAAATGTAGACAAGGCAACAAAAAAATGGACAGTCGAAGTAGGAATTCCTTCTGCTGCAGCTTTAATTCTAAAAGAGGCAGGAATTCAGAAAGGTTCTGGAACTTCAGGTGCAACATGGGTAGGAGACATTACAACTGATTCAGTTGTCAAGGTTGCCAAATTAAAAATAGATTCATCTTATGCATTAAGCATCAAGACTGCTTCAAAAGAGATAATCGGAACTTGTCTTGCATTAGGAATCAAGATAAACGGAAAGAATCCAAAAGAAGCAACTGCCGAGCTAGAAGCAGGCAATTGGGACGATAAATTCAAGTAA
- a CDS encoding Lrp/AsnC family transcriptional regulator translates to MKIITELSRDGNTSVPHLSKKLGVNTSVLYSRVKRLVKKKLIKKFTIVVDESLIGIGVRATMGINRDPKLKDQIHKALLKTPEIVSISEVTGRFDILLTLRARNLEELHTVAIEKIGKIEGIQNTETFVELQKTDKDAVYTVTE, encoded by the coding sequence ATGAAAATAATTACCGAGCTGAGCCGTGATGGTAATACTTCGGTTCCACATCTCTCAAAGAAACTAGGTGTGAATACATCTGTTCTCTATAGTAGGGTAAAAAGGCTTGTCAAGAAGAAACTCATAAAAAAATTCACAATTGTTGTTGATGAATCATTGATTGGAATTGGGGTAAGGGCAACAATGGGAATTAACAGAGATCCAAAATTAAAGGATCAGATACACAAAGCATTGCTGAAAACTCCTGAAATTGTTTCAATATCTGAAGTTACAGGAAGGTTCGACATACTGCTTACTTTGCGTGCACGAAATCTTGAAGAACTGCACACTGTGGCTATAGAAAAGATAGGAAAGATAGAGGGAATACAAAACACTGAAACTTTTGTAGAATTGCAAAAGACTGACAAAGATGCAGTTTATACTGTTACAGAATAA
- a CDS encoding 50S ribosomal protein L1, whose translation MITESQIAQMITDAKKSTKQRKFKQAVELIMVFKDIDVKKGFAINEIVQLPKKMNKSSAICVIASGDLGVKAKSANADLVVDSAQVTQMGSNKRESRKLINGYDFFLADTTVMANVGKTLGQFMGPRGKMPTPVPFNAPIDSILERFRSSIRVRLKNSLSLACKIGDETMSDEDLLANANAVIGTVEKKLPGGDKNIKKIMIKTSMGKISKPTQQGTK comes from the coding sequence ATGATTACCGAGTCCCAGATAGCTCAGATGATAACTGATGCTAAAAAGAGTACAAAACAAAGAAAATTCAAGCAGGCAGTAGAGCTAATCATGGTATTCAAGGACATAGATGTAAAGAAAGGATTTGCAATTAATGAGATAGTTCAGCTTCCAAAGAAAATGAACAAGTCTTCTGCAATATGCGTAATTGCATCAGGTGATTTGGGAGTAAAGGCAAAAAGTGCCAATGCAGACCTAGTCGTAGACAGTGCACAAGTAACACAGATGGGCTCAAACAAAAGAGAGTCTCGTAAATTAATCAACGGTTATGACTTTTTCCTTGCAGACACTACAGTGATGGCAAATGTAGGTAAAACATTGGGTCAATTCATGGGTCCGAGAGGAAAGATGCCAACACCAGTTCCATTTAATGCTCCAATTGATTCCATATTGGAAAGATTTAGATCCTCAATAAGAGTAAGACTGAAAAATTCTCTATCACTAGCATGCAAGATTGGTGATGAAACAATGTCTGATGAAGATTTGCTAGCAAATGCAAATGCAGTAATTGGAACAGTAGAGAAAAAATTGCCAGGTGGAGACAAGAATATTAAAAAAATAATGATCAAGACAAGCATGGGTAAGATCTCAAAACCAACACAACAAGGAACGAAGTAA
- the rplJ gene encoding 50S ribosomal protein L10 encodes MHENRKTYPQKKAQMYQQLQELPNKYKVVALVRMEKVRSSQLLPLRKKFKGEVEIVSVKDKVAQKALSTLKIPGIEKLAANLVGQCVLMFTNMSPIKLNILLGKNKVMMAARGGDKASIDVVIKAGNTGITPGPILTDFKEAGVSTKIDQGTVWITKDSTAAKKGDIISGKLATLLSKLDVKAVEAGIVLNSALEDKVVYNQDELTVDVEQYRTAFAQAHQEAMSLAIEIGYITKENINIILARASQQARSLAIESGFLTEDTKEATIQRAHGQAKAVATKAKGYTPQ; translated from the coding sequence ATGCACGAGAACAGAAAAACATATCCTCAAAAGAAAGCCCAAATGTACCAGCAATTACAAGAGTTGCCAAACAAGTACAAAGTTGTGGCCCTTGTAAGAATGGAAAAAGTAAGATCATCCCAATTATTGCCATTGAGAAAAAAATTCAAAGGCGAAGTAGAGATTGTAAGTGTAAAAGATAAAGTTGCCCAGAAAGCACTTTCTACATTAAAGATTCCAGGTATTGAAAAACTTGCAGCAAACCTAGTTGGTCAATGTGTACTAATGTTTACCAACATGAGCCCCATCAAATTGAACATTTTACTTGGTAAGAACAAAGTAATGATGGCTGCAAGAGGCGGAGATAAGGCAAGTATAGATGTAGTAATCAAGGCAGGAAACACAGGAATTACACCAGGTCCAATTCTCACAGATTTCAAGGAAGCAGGAGTATCCACCAAGATTGATCAAGGAACAGTTTGGATTACAAAGGATTCAACAGCTGCAAAGAAGGGAGACATCATATCAGGAAAGTTAGCCACCCTTTTGAGCAAACTTGATGTCAAAGCAGTAGAGGCAGGCATTGTCCTAAATTCAGCTCTAGAGGACAAGGTAGTATACAATCAGGATGAGCTTACAGTAGATGTTGAGCAATACAGAACAGCATTTGCACAAGCACACCAGGAAGCAATGTCACTAGCAATAGAGATAGGCTACATAACCAAAGAAAACATCAACATCATACTAGCAAGAGCTTCACAGCAGGCAAGATCACTTGCAATAGAATCAGGCTTCCTCACAGAAGATACCAAAGAAGCAACAATCCAGAGAGCACATGGCCAGGCAAAAGCAGTGGCAACAAAAGCAAAAGGTTACACTCCTCAATAA
- a CDS encoding TRIC cation channel family protein: protein MFGTMAFAVTGAFKAIEHKADIVGIIILATITGVAGGTIRDIALGHFPPHSISDPTYVIITTLTGVVIFFLYPKMQKHWNLFLKFDAIGLGVFTAIGATIAYQLFGMNFLAIVMAGMVTAVGGGILRDMFVNEIPLVFVKELYASASFLGVVVFYVLLAFTSMLELATICSILMTTVLRLVAMKYNWNLPKAIR, encoded by the coding sequence ATGTTTGGAACGATGGCATTTGCAGTTACTGGTGCATTTAAGGCAATTGAACACAAGGCAGACATTGTAGGAATTATTATTCTTGCAACCATAACTGGTGTTGCAGGTGGAACTATACGTGACATTGCACTTGGGCATTTTCCTCCTCATTCTATATCTGATCCAACATATGTAATCATAACAACCCTCACTGGTGTTGTCATCTTCTTTTTGTATCCGAAAATGCAAAAACATTGGAATTTGTTTTTAAAATTTGATGCTATTGGTCTGGGTGTATTTACTGCAATTGGTGCTACTATTGCTTATCAATTGTTTGGAATGAATTTTCTTGCAATAGTTATGGCGGGAATGGTAACAGCTGTGGGGGGAGGAATATTGCGAGACATGTTTGTAAATGAGATTCCGTTGGTTTTTGTAAAGGAATTATATGCTTCGGCTAGTTTTCTGGGAGTTGTTGTTTTTTATGTCTTGTTGGCCTTTACATCTATGTTAGAACTAGCTACAATCTGTTCCATCTTGATGACAACGGTGTTGAGATTGGTTGCTATGAAATACAACTGGAACTTGCCAAAAGCAATCAGGTAA
- the rpl12p gene encoding 50S ribosomal protein P1: MEYVYAALLLHKQKKEINEANIANVIKASGAEVNEAQVKALVAALADVNIEEAIKAAPVAVAAPAAAPAGGGASEAKKEAELPSAKTEEQAMEGLSALFG, from the coding sequence ATGGAATACGTATACGCTGCGTTGCTTTTGCACAAACAAAAGAAGGAAATCAACGAAGCAAATATTGCTAATGTTATCAAGGCTTCCGGTGCTGAGGTAAATGAGGCTCAAGTAAAAGCACTCGTTGCTGCACTAGCTGATGTTAACATTGAAGAAGCAATCAAGGCTGCTCCAGTAGCAGTTGCTGCACCAGCAGCAGCTCCAGCAGGTGGAGGTGCATCAGAGGCAAAGAAAGAAGCCGAGTTGCCATCTGCCAAGACTGAAGAACAAGCCATGGAAGGTCTTTCCGCACTATTCGGTTAA
- the alaS gene encoding alanine--tRNA ligase: MDKDQILAKFSTEPDRYYKVELFEKEGFRRKSCVKCKRFFWTLDDGIILCPDHIENSYSFIGEPPTNKRFDYTQAWKEVESFFVQNNHKSVGRYPVVCRWRDDLYFTIASIVDFQRVMGSKVVFEFPANPLIVPQTCLRFKDIENVGVTGRHFSSFCMIGQHSIPNAQGYWKDKCVELDFKLLTERFGINKKEIVFVEDVWAGGGSFGSSLEYFVRGLELGNAVFTEFQGDLTNYSILDQKIIDMGAGLERFAWVTMGTPTAYDCCFGPITNYMTSKIGIDIDSSIISKYFMAVAKSLSESDDMGLVRKNAAKITGLDDSKLDKMISPLEGVYTVADHLRTLIFAISDGALPSNVGGGYNLRMILRRTLATIDRFGWNFDLNDLIDLHIDYLKSTYPELEHTRNDVKTIIEIEKNRYIESKVRMKNMASTLKTQNKKLSVDDLIRLYESDGITPDFLKESQIIPEIPSTFYERLADLHQSEKTEKKEEFNLDGIPDTDLLYYKNDPHEFEAKVLKIINNKFVVLDKTSFYARGGGQEPDHGKIAQFDVIDVSKHGNIVLHETSGGVPKEGAVIKCNIDSMRRYGITRNHTSTHVLNASARNTLGLWVWQHSAFKDEDYARLDITHHSNLTDEDITKIEDLANTTIRKDIPVLINQFERGQAEQEYGFRIYQGGVVPVKLVRIVNIEGFDVEACGGTHVQKTGELGLIKITKAERIQDGVVRLEFVSGQSALKYTQSQDRKITHLVKSLGSSKEKLLESFDRAMKDSEDAKKKSRQLIKRTSETSAKQAISQAKNIGKIKLYTIADEELDEEFHIPVGELATKMDQSLIYCALVIKNETIKIIAFCGTDAISTSKAGDLVKQVSKVLGGSGGGKDTFGQGGGKDLSKIKDALSTIENLVTGEK, encoded by the coding sequence ATGGACAAGGACCAGATCCTCGCAAAATTTTCTACCGAGCCTGACAGATATTACAAGGTAGAATTATTTGAAAAGGAAGGTTTTCGAAGAAAATCCTGCGTCAAATGTAAGAGGTTTTTCTGGACTTTGGACGATGGAATAATCTTGTGCCCTGATCACATAGAAAATAGCTATTCATTCATAGGCGAACCGCCCACAAATAAGAGATTTGATTACACCCAAGCATGGAAAGAAGTAGAATCATTTTTTGTTCAAAATAATCACAAGTCAGTTGGAAGATATCCAGTAGTTTGCAGATGGCGTGATGACCTTTATTTCACAATTGCATCAATTGTAGATTTTCAAAGAGTCATGGGATCAAAGGTAGTCTTTGAATTTCCAGCCAACCCATTGATTGTCCCACAAACATGTCTTAGATTCAAAGATATTGAAAATGTAGGAGTCACAGGTAGACATTTCTCGAGTTTTTGCATGATTGGGCAGCATAGCATACCAAATGCTCAAGGATATTGGAAGGATAAATGTGTGGAGCTTGACTTCAAACTTTTAACAGAAAGATTCGGGATTAATAAAAAAGAGATAGTATTTGTAGAAGATGTGTGGGCAGGTGGAGGATCTTTTGGATCATCACTTGAATATTTTGTCAGAGGATTAGAGCTTGGTAATGCAGTATTTACAGAATTCCAAGGAGATCTTACCAATTACTCCATACTAGATCAAAAAATTATAGACATGGGAGCAGGTCTTGAGAGATTTGCATGGGTAACAATGGGAACTCCTACCGCGTATGATTGTTGTTTTGGACCAATTACAAATTACATGACAAGCAAGATAGGTATCGACATTGATTCCAGCATAATTTCAAAATATTTCATGGCAGTAGCAAAATCCCTTTCAGAATCAGATGACATGGGACTAGTACGAAAGAATGCGGCAAAGATTACAGGTCTAGACGATTCAAAACTTGATAAGATGATTTCTCCACTTGAGGGAGTTTATACTGTAGCAGATCACTTGAGAACTTTGATATTTGCAATCTCGGACGGAGCACTACCTAGCAATGTTGGAGGAGGATACAATCTAAGAATGATCTTAAGAAGGACGCTCGCTACAATTGACAGATTTGGCTGGAATTTTGATCTAAATGATCTAATTGACCTTCACATAGACTATCTCAAGTCCACATATCCTGAACTTGAACACACACGAAATGATGTCAAAACAATAATCGAGATAGAAAAAAATCGCTACATTGAATCTAAAGTTAGAATGAAGAACATGGCTTCCACATTAAAGACACAAAACAAGAAATTATCAGTAGATGACTTAATTCGTCTATACGAATCAGATGGTATAACTCCAGATTTTCTCAAAGAATCTCAAATAATACCAGAGATACCATCTACATTTTACGAGAGACTTGCAGACTTGCACCAATCTGAGAAGACAGAAAAGAAAGAAGAATTCAATTTAGACGGCATACCTGATACGGATTTATTATATTACAAAAATGACCCACATGAATTTGAAGCCAAAGTACTCAAGATAATAAACAACAAATTCGTGGTATTAGACAAGACATCATTTTATGCACGAGGAGGAGGACAGGAACCAGATCATGGAAAGATTGCTCAATTTGATGTCATAGACGTAAGCAAACATGGAAACATAGTACTGCATGAAACCAGTGGAGGAGTTCCAAAAGAAGGCGCAGTGATTAAATGCAATATTGATTCTATGCGCAGATACGGAATAACACGAAACCACACCAGTACACATGTACTAAATGCCTCTGCAAGAAACACATTAGGTTTATGGGTATGGCAGCATTCTGCCTTTAAAGATGAAGACTATGCAAGACTGGACATTACACACCACTCAAACCTCACAGATGAAGACATAACAAAGATAGAAGATCTTGCTAATACAACAATACGAAAAGACATTCCAGTTTTAATCAACCAGTTTGAAAGAGGACAGGCAGAACAAGAATATGGATTTAGAATTTACCAAGGAGGAGTAGTACCGGTAAAGCTAGTGCGAATTGTAAACATCGAAGGTTTTGACGTAGAAGCTTGCGGTGGAACACATGTACAAAAAACAGGAGAGCTTGGACTGATAAAAATTACAAAAGCAGAGAGAATCCAGGACGGTGTAGTCAGATTAGAATTCGTTTCAGGCCAATCTGCACTCAAGTACACCCAGTCCCAAGACAGAAAAATAACACATCTAGTAAAGTCTCTTGGCTCCAGCAAAGAAAAATTGTTGGAATCTTTTGATCGTGCCATGAAAGACTCGGAAGATGCCAAGAAAAAATCAAGACAATTAATTAAAAGAACGTCAGAAACGTCCGCAAAACAAGCAATCTCTCAAGCAAAAAACATTGGCAAAATCAAACTATACACAATAGCAGACGAGGAACTTGATGAAGAATTCCACATACCGGTTGGAGAACTTGCAACAAAGATGGACCAGTCATTAATCTATTGTGCACTTGTCATAAAAAATGAAACAATCAAGATAATAGCATTTTGCGGCACGGATGCGATATCAACTAGCAAGGCAGGAGATTTGGTAAAACAAGTCTCCAAGGTACTAGGAGGATCAGGAGGTGGAAAAGACACATTTGGTCAAGGAGGAGGAAAAGATCTCTCAAAGATAAAAGATGCCTTGTCAACCATTGAGAATCTAGTCACCGGAGAGAAATAA